From the genome of Methylomonas sp. UP202, one region includes:
- a CDS encoding family 2A encapsulin nanocompartment cargo protein cysteine desulfurase codes for MTTPNPDLAGLARQALNGGPVPAGLPDTAELSRLANLYYSDTPTSDGQAIDNVPASAASSVPYHAVPNGFANRPGIDDSAIAGLTGPGAGLPGLSGLQRLVDTAGRPASGPGVGSSGAAFYFLNELSSLARAAQIPGLGTAHPPFDVNAVRRDFPILEERVNGYPLAWLDNAATTQKPQCVIDRISEFYRHENSNIHRAAHELAARATDAYEGARATVAGFINASSADDIVFVRGATEAINLVAQSWGRQFIGEGDEIVISWLEHHANIVPWQQLCRETGALLRVIPVDDDGQVILAEYQKLLNAKTKLVSFTQVSNALGTVTPAAEMIALAHQAGAKVLLDGAQSVSHLRVDVQSLDCDWLVFSGHKIFGPTGIGVLYGKPELLAVTQPWQGGGNMIEDVTFEKTVYQPAPAKFEAGTGNIADAVGLGAALEYLSRIGIENVARYEHELLEYGMHILRGIPGVRLIGTAPDKTSVLSFVMAGHSTQDVGKALNDAGIAVRSGHHCAQPILRRFGLEATVRPSLAFYNTYDEIDRLAAVLKKLQCAKRSF; via the coding sequence ATGACTACGCCTAATCCGGATCTGGCCGGGCTCGCGCGACAAGCGTTGAACGGCGGTCCGGTGCCGGCCGGCTTACCCGATACCGCCGAATTGAGCCGCTTGGCCAACCTGTACTACAGCGATACGCCGACCAGCGATGGTCAAGCCATCGACAACGTACCGGCCTCGGCGGCGAGCTCGGTGCCGTATCACGCGGTGCCTAACGGTTTCGCGAATCGGCCGGGTATCGACGACAGCGCCATCGCGGGTCTGACCGGACCCGGCGCCGGCTTGCCGGGCTTGTCGGGGTTGCAACGCTTGGTGGACACCGCCGGCCGGCCGGCATCCGGGCCAGGTGTCGGCTCCAGCGGCGCGGCGTTTTATTTCCTCAATGAACTGTCCAGTCTAGCCCGCGCCGCGCAAATTCCCGGCCTGGGTACGGCTCATCCGCCGTTCGACGTGAACGCGGTACGTCGCGACTTTCCGATTCTGGAGGAGCGGGTCAACGGCTATCCGTTGGCCTGGTTGGACAACGCCGCGACCACCCAAAAACCGCAGTGCGTCATCGATCGGATATCCGAGTTTTATCGCCATGAAAACTCCAATATTCACCGGGCCGCCCACGAACTGGCGGCGCGCGCCACCGACGCCTACGAAGGCGCGCGCGCTACCGTGGCGGGGTTCATTAACGCGTCGTCGGCTGACGATATCGTGTTCGTGCGCGGTGCTACCGAGGCGATCAATTTGGTCGCGCAAAGTTGGGGTCGGCAATTTATCGGCGAAGGCGATGAGATTGTCATCAGTTGGCTGGAACACCACGCCAACATCGTGCCTTGGCAGCAGTTGTGCCGGGAAACCGGGGCGCTCTTGCGGGTGATTCCGGTCGACGACGACGGTCAGGTGATTCTGGCCGAGTACCAAAAACTGCTGAATGCCAAAACCAAGCTGGTATCGTTCACCCAGGTTTCCAATGCCTTGGGCACCGTGACGCCGGCGGCGGAGATGATAGCGCTGGCTCACCAGGCCGGCGCCAAGGTGTTGTTGGACGGCGCCCAATCGGTCTCGCATCTGCGGGTGGATGTGCAAAGCCTGGATTGCGATTGGTTGGTGTTTTCCGGGCACAAGATTTTCGGCCCGACCGGGATCGGCGTGTTGTACGGCAAGCCGGAGCTGCTGGCGGTCACCCAGCCCTGGCAAGGCGGCGGTAACATGATCGAAGACGTTACGTTCGAGAAAACCGTGTATCAACCGGCGCCTGCCAAATTCGAAGCCGGCACCGGCAATATCGCCGATGCGGTGGGCTTGGGGGCGGCGTTGGAGTATCTGAGTCGGATCGGCATCGAAAACGTCGCCCGCTACGAGCACGAGTTATTGGAATACGGCATGCACATTTTGCGCGGGATTCCCGGTGTGCGATTGATCGGCACCGCGCCCGACAAAACCAGTGTGCTGTCCTTCGTGATGGCCGGGCATTCGACCCAAGATGTCGGTAAGGCACTGAACGACGCCGGCATCGCGGTCCGCTCCGGCCATCATTGCGCGCAGCCCATCCTGCGTCGCTTTGGCTTGGAAGCCACGGTACGGCCGTCGCTGGCGTTTTACAACACCTACGATGAAATCGACCGCTTGGCGGCCGTCCTGAAGAAGCTGCAATGCGCCAAACGTAGTTTTTAG
- a CDS encoding BON domain-containing protein, giving the protein MNILFKYSNRPWFNRLLTTVCLSAVAGLSACQPEGQAEKTGQKIDKAVENVGQKMEQGADKAGAYIEKSAQSSEDALEKASKQIDQAISNSEKRIDSAKEAVVDSAKAGGVYLDDSAITAKIKAALMSDELLKDARIEVTTVNGGVTLSGVLDNEKMVGRAIGLANSQEHVKSVQSQLAVTAGELGKP; this is encoded by the coding sequence ATGAACATTCTATTCAAATACTCCAATCGGCCCTGGTTCAATCGTTTGTTGACCACGGTTTGTTTATCCGCCGTTGCCGGACTCAGCGCATGCCAGCCGGAAGGGCAGGCGGAAAAGACTGGGCAAAAAATCGATAAGGCGGTGGAAAACGTTGGTCAAAAGATGGAACAAGGCGCGGACAAAGCCGGCGCCTACATCGAGAAATCCGCGCAATCGTCCGAGGATGCGCTGGAGAAAGCCAGCAAGCAAATCGATCAAGCCATCAGCAATTCGGAAAAACGCATCGACTCCGCCAAGGAGGCGGTAGTGGACAGCGCTAAAGCCGGCGGCGTCTATCTGGACGACTCGGCCATCACCGCGAAGATCAAGGCCGCGCTGATGAGCGACGAATTACTGAAAGACGCGCGCATCGAAGTGACGACCGTCAACGGCGGCGTGACCTTGAGCGGCGTTTTGGATAACGAGAAGATGGTCGGTAGAGCGATCGGCTTGGCCAATAGCCAGGAACACGTCAAATCGGTGCAAAGCCAACTGGCGGTGACTGCCGGCGAACTCGGTAAGCCATGA